In one Nicotiana sylvestris chromosome 8, ASM39365v2, whole genome shotgun sequence genomic region, the following are encoded:
- the LOC104223749 gene encoding catalase isozyme 3-like has protein sequence MDPYKNRPSSAFNSPFMTTNSGAPVWNNNSSLTVGTRGPVLLEDYHLVEKLANFDRERIPERVVHARGASAKGFFEVTHDVSHLTCADFLRSPGVQTPVIVRFSTVTNERGSPETLRDPRGFAVKFYTREGNFDLVGNNFPVFFIRDGMKFPDMVHCLKSNPKSNIQESWRSLDFFSHHPESLHMFTFLFDDLGVPQDYRHMEGSGVNTYTLISKAGKAHYVKFHWKPTCEVKCLLEEEAIKVGGANHSHATKDLYDAIAAGNYPEWKLFIQTIDPDHEDRFDFDPLDVTKTWPEDILPLQPVGRLVLNKNIDNFFAENEQLAFCPAIIVPGIHYSDDKLLQTRIFSYSDTQRHRLGPNYLQLPVNAPKCAHHNNHHEGVMNFMYRDEEVNYFPSRFDPCRHAEQYPIPPRILTGKRDRCIIEKENNFKQPGERYRSWSPDRQERFICRWINALSDPRVTHEIRIIWISYWSQADKSLGEKIASRLNVRPTM, from the exons AATCGCCCTTCAAGCGCGTTTAATTCACCTTTCATGACAACAAATTCTGGTGCTCCTGTGTGGAACAATAACTCATCATTGACTGTTGGGACTAGAG GGCCAGTTCTTCTTGAGGACTATCATTTGGTGGAGAAACTTGCCAATTTTGATCGTGAACGTATCCCGGAGCGTGTTGTCCATGCCAGAGGTGCCAGTGCCAAGGGTTTCTTTGAAGTCACTCATGATGTTTCTCATCTAACATGTGCTGATTTTCTTCGATCTCCTGGGGTTCAGACACCTGTTATTGTGCGATTCTCTACCGTTACCAATGAGCGCGGAAGCCCTGAAACCCTTCGAGACCCCAGAGGGTTTGCGGTAAAATTTTACACCAGAGAG GGCAACTTTGATCTGGTAGGAAACAACTTTCCTGTCTTCTTTATCCGTGATGGAATGAAGTTCCCAGACATGGTCCATTGTCTGAAATCAAATCCTAAGTCCAACATTCAGGAGAGCTGGAGGAGCCTTGACTTCTTCTCCCATCATCCAGAGAGTTTGCACATGTTTACCTTCCTCTTTGATGATTTGGGTGTCCCACAAGATTACAGGCACATGGAAGGTTCCGGTGTCAACACTTATACTTTAATCAGTAAAGCTGGGAAGGCACATTATGTGAAGTTCCATTGGAAGCCAACTTGCGAGGTCAAGTGCCTTTTGGAGGAAGAAGCTATTAAGGTTGGGGGAGCCAATCATAGCCATGCCACCAAGGATCTATATGACGCAATTGCTGCTGGCAACTATCCTGAATGGAAGCTTTTCATCCAAACTATTGATCCTGATCATGAAGATAGATTTGACTTTGACCCCCTTGATGTAACCAAGACCTGGCCTGAGGACATCTTGCCACTACAACCAGTTGGTCGCTTGGTGTTGAATAAGAACATCGACAACTTCTTTGCTGAGAATGAGCAGCTTGCATTTTGCCCTGCCATTATTGTCCCTGGTATTCACTATTCGGATGATAAGCTTCTCCAGACTCGGATATTCTCATATTCTGATACTCAGAGACACCGTCTTGGGCCAAACTATCTGCAGCTCCCCGTTAATGCTCCCAAGTGTGCTCATCACAATAATCACCATGAAGGTGTCATGAACTTCATGTATCGTGATGAAGAG GTCAATTATTTCCCCTCGAGGTTTGATCCTTGTCGTCATGCAGAGCAGTACCCAATTCCTCCTCGCATCTTGACAGGGAAGCGTGACAGG TGCATCATTGAGAAAGAGAACAACTTCAAGCAGCCAGGAGAGAGATACAGATCCTGGTCGCCTGACAG GCAAGAGAGATTTATCTGCAGATGGATTAATGCTTTATCTGATCCACGAGTCACTCATGAGATACGCATTATTTGGATTTCATATTGGTCACAG GCTGACAAGTCTCTTGGTGAGAAGATAGCTTCTCGTCTTAATGTAAGGCCCACAATGTGA